TAGATGACAATGAAGTAACTCCTGGTAACAACTTCCCCTCAAGTAGCTCTAAAGAAGCACCTCCGCCTGTAGAAACATGAGATACCTTATTAGCTGATCCACATTTTTCAACTAATGATGCAGTATCACCTCCACCCACAATTGTGATTGAACCTGACTCTGTTGCTGCAACAAGTGCTTCAACCATGGAGCGAGATCCTTTTGAGAATTTCTCCATCTCAAATACACCTGGAGGGCCATTAGCAACAATAGtttttgaagaaagaatcaattctttaaaagaattggaTGATTCTGGACCAATGTCAAGACCCATCCAACCATCCGGAATACCTTCAGAATCCTTAATAATTCTAGCGTTTGCTTCATTAGAAAAGTTATCTGCAATGACAAAATCACTAGGTAATAAAATCTGAACATTCCTCTCCTTGGCTGTATccataatttctttaacaATTTTGGCTCCTTCTTCatcaaataaagatttgCCAATTTGCATATTATCCATCACTTTTTTGAAAGTGAAAGCCATTCCACCTCCAATAATCATTCTGTCAACTTTTAAAAGCAAATTCTTAATCAACTGAATCTTATCAGCAACTTTGGCTCCTCCCATGATTGCTAAGAATGGTCTAGTGGGAGATTCTAAAGCTTTACTGaaatattccaattcttttt
This Cryptosporidium parvum Iowa II chromosome 7, whole genome shotgun sequence DNA region includes the following protein-coding sequences:
- a CDS encoding phosphoglycerate kinase 1, with the protein product LKGKRVFIRVDMNVPVKNGQVTDKTRIIASLPTIKYALECGAKSVVLASHLGRPDGQRKMEYSLTVIVPILEELLGKSVIFAKDCVGNETEELCKNPAEGSIILLENLRFHLAEEGKGVNENGEKVKATPEEIEAFRKSLSSLGDIYVNDAFGTAHRAHSSMVGVDLTPKVAGLLLKKELEYFSKALESPTRPFLAIMGGAKVADKIQLIKNLLLKVDRMIIGGGMAFTFKKVMDNMQIGKSLFDEEGAKIVKEIMDTAKERNVQILLPSDFVIADNFSNEANARIIKDSEGIPDGWMGLDIGPESSNSFKELILSSKTIVANGPPGVFEMEKFSKGSRSMVEALVAATESGSITIVGGGDTASLVEKCGSANKVSHVSTGGGASLELLEGKLLPGVTSLSSKS